In Cellulomonas fulva, the sequence GGCAACCTGATCGTCGCCGAGGAGGGCATCCGCGACGGCGTGCGCCAGGTGCTGCTGCCGCTGTGGAGCACGTACTACTTCTTCACGCTGTACGCGGGCGCCGCGAACGACGGCGCGGGCCTGGTCGCCTCGGCGGTCGACGAGGCGAGCGCGCCCGGCCTGGCCACGGCCGACCGGGACCTGCTCGCACGCACCCGCGGGCTCGTCGCCGACGTCACGCGGCTGCTCGACGAGTACGACGTGTCCGGCGCGTGCGAGGCCGTGCGCCAGCACCTGGACGTGCTGACCAACTGGTACGTGCGCACCCAGCGCCAGCGGTTCTGGGACGAGGACGCGGCGGCGTTCGACACGCTGTTCACCGTGCTCGAGACGATCACGCGCGTGATGGCGCCGCTCGCGCCGCTGGTCACCGAGGAGATCTGGCGCGGGCTCACGGGCGGGCGCAGCGTGCACCTGACCGACTGGCCGACGGCGGACTCCCTGGTCACCGCGCCGGGCCTGGGCGCGGCGAGCACGGTCGAGGGAGCCGAGCTGACGGGCGCCGAGTTCACGGACGCCGAGCTGGTCGCCGCCATGGACCGCGTGCGCGAGGTCGTCTCGACCGCGCACGCCCTGCGCAAGGCGAACGGGCTGCGCGTGCGCCAGCCGCTGCGGGAGCTGCGCGTGGCGCTGCCGTTCCCGGAGCTCGCCCGGCCGTTCACCGGCCTGGTGGCGTCGGAGGTGAACGTCAGGAGCGTCGTCGTGCACTCGGTGGACGACGCCGCGGCCTCCGAGTTCGGCGTCTGGACGCGGCTCGACGTCAACGCCCGAGCGGCGGGCCCGCGGCTCGGCAAGGCGGTGCAGACCGTGATCCGGGCCGCCAAGGCCGGCGACTGGGAGCAGACCGACGCGGGGGTGGTCGTGCGCACCCCCGACGGCGAGGTGCCGCTCCTCGAGACGGAGTACAAGCTCGTCGCGGCCGTGCGCGACGAGGAGGGCGACGAGGTCGCCGCGGCCGTGCTGCCCGAGCGCGGCTTCGTCGTGCTCGACATCGGCCTCGACGACGAGCTGCGCGCCGAGGGCTACGCCCGCGACGTCGTCCGCGCCGTGCAGGACGCCCGCAAGGCGGCCGGCCTCGACGTGACCGACCGCATCGCGCTCGCGCTGACGGTGCCGGCCGAGCACGTCGCCGCGGTCGAGGCGCACCGGGAGTTCGTCGCCGCCGAGACCCTGGCGCTCGAGCTGACCGTCACCGCGGGCGAGGCGCTCGAGGCCGAGGTGCGCAGGACGAGCGCCTGACGCTCGTCGTCCCGGTCCCGTACCCGGCGGGCACCCGGTCCCGGACCCGCGGGTCCGGGACCGGGCCGCGGGGTGGTCAGGTGATCGTCGACCCCGAGCGGACCAGCCGCTTGCCGAGGAAGAACAGGCTGTGCGTGCTCCCCGTCCAGAACGAGGCGCCGGTGTTGCGGGTGATCGTCGAGCCGCTGATCGTCAGCGTCCCGGTCCGGTCGTTGCTCACGTAGAAGACGCCGGGGCCGCCCTCGGGTGCGTGGTTGCGCTGCAGGGTCGAGGCGTCGACGGTCACGCCCTGACGGGTCCCGTCGAAGTACACCGCACCGCCGTTGCCGCCCTGCCCCGAGGACGCACCGGACCCGGTCGCGGTGTTCTCGGTGAGCGTGCTGCGGCGCAGCAGCAGCGGGGCCTGGAGCGAGGAGACCGCGCCCCCGTTGGCGCACCGGTTGCCGGTGAACGTCGAGTCGAGGACCCGGGCGGTCACGCGCTGCCCGACCAGGCGCACCGCGCCGCCGCCCGCGTCCGAGTCGCGCACGACGCACCGGTTGTCGCGGAACGTGACGCGCTGGACCGTGAGCCGGCCACCCCGCATCGCGATCGCGCCGCCGCCCCGCAGGTCCGCCAACCGCTTGCCCCCGCCCCAGGTCGGCGCCCTGGTGGCGTTGCCCTTCTGCATCGTCAGGTTCTTCACGACGACGTGCGGCGTGGTCTGGGTGTCGCAGTGCGCGTCGAGCCAGCCGAGCCGCTCCTCGCACGTGTTCGCATAGAGGATGCCGCGCGTGCCCCCGCCCGAGAGCGTCACCTTCCCGCCGCCGTCGAGCACCAGCTGCTCCACGACCGCCGCCCGCGGGTCCTCCCACGGGTGGTGGCAGGTGGTGGTGTTGCACACGACGAGCGTGCGGTCGAGGACGATCGTCACGCGTCGGGGGCCGCAGTCGAAGCGCACCGTGCCGCCGCGCCGGACCGCCGCCGCGAGGGCCGCCGGCGTGCACGACGCGGGGGTCCCGCGGCCGACCGTCGTCGTGGCCGCGGGTGAGGGCTGCGGGGCGGCCGTCGCAGGCGTGGCCGTGAGGACGACTACAGCCGCGACGACGAGGGCGAGGACGGAGGCGACGACCTGGGCGAGCACGGGGGCGACGCGAGGACGGGTGCGGCGGCGCATGGACGCACGGTAGCGGTGCGGGGCCGGCGCCGGTGCCGGCGCCGGCGCCGGCGCCGGGCACAATGGCCCCATGACCGGCACCGCGCACGTCCAGCCCCAGCCGTCCGCCCCGGGAGCCCGCGCATGAGCAGGCGCGAGGGCGGCCGCGAGCACCGCCGGGACGAGGCCGCCGCGGCCGCGCGTCGGGAGGCCGACGAGGTCTACCGGGAGATCCTGCGCCGCACGCCGGAGCACGAGATCGACCCGTCGTTCCGTCGCGTGCAGGAGGTGTGCGAGCTCCTGGGCGACCCGCAGCGCGCCTACCGCGTGGTGCACCTGACGGGCACCAACGGCAAGACGTCGACGAGCCGCATGGTCGAGCGGCTGGTCCGGGAGCACGGGCTGCGCACGGGACGGTTCACCAGCCCGCACCTCACGCGGGTCAACGAGCGCATCGCGATCGACGGCGAGCCCATCGACGACGAGACCTTCGTCGCGACGTACCGCGACGTCCTGCCCTACGTGGAGATGGTCGACGCGCGCTCGGCCGAGCGCGGCGAGCCCCGGCTGTCGTTCTTCGAGGTCTTCGTCGTGATGGCGTTCGCCGCCTTTGCGGACGCGCCCGTGGACGTCGCGGTGATCGAGGTCGGCATGGGCGGGCTGTGGGACGCCACCAACGTGGCCGACGGCGAGGTCGCGGTCATCACGCCCGTGGGCATGGACCACGAGCAGTGGCTCGGCGACACGCTCCTCGAGATCGCGGCGGTCAAGGCGGGCATCGTCAAGGACGGCGCGACGCTGGTCCTCGCGGAGCAGGACGAGGACGTCGACGGAGTGGTGCTCGAGATCGCGGCGGAGCGGGGCGCGCGCGTCGTGCGGGAGGGCGTCGACGTCGCGGTCGTGGAGCGCCAGGTGGCGGTGGGCGGTCAGCTCCTGACGCTGCGCGGGCTCGGCGGCGTCTACACGGACGTGTTCCTGCCCCTGCACGGCGAGTTCCAGGCGCACAACGCGCTCCTCGCGCTCGTCGCGACCGAGGCGCTGCTGACGGGCGGCGCCGCGCTCGACGGCGGCGTGGTCGAGGTCGCGTTCGGCGACGTGACGTCGCCCGGTCGCCTCGAGATCGTGCGCTCCAGCCCGACGGTCGTCGTGGACGGCGCGCACAACCCGGCGGGCGCGCAGGCGCTGGTCTCGTCGCTCGACGAGGCGTTCGCGTTCCAGCGCGTGGTCGGTGTGGTCGGCGTCATGGCGGACAAGGACCCCGAGGGCATCCTGTCCGTCCTCGAGCCCGAGCTGGCCGAGATCGTGGTGACGCAGGCGACCGCCGCGCGCGCGATGCCGGCCGACGAGCTCGGCGAGATCGCCGTGGACGTCTTCGGGGAGGATCGCGTGCACGTCGTCGAGCGGCTCGACGAGGCGGTGGCGCGGGCGGTCGAGCGCGCGGAGTCCGAGGTCGAGCGGGGGGCGGCGGTCCTGGTGACGGGGTCGATCCTGCTCGTGGCCGAGGCGCGGGTGCTCCTCGGCCGGGACTGAGTCGGGCCTGCCGCGCCGGGGTGCGCGGTCGGTACCGCCGCCGTGCACAAACGTGCACGGCGCGTGCACGAGTTCCACTTGCCGCGGAGCGGGGCGCGCGACGAAGGTGAGGACGTCCGGTTCAGCACGTGCGTCCGGGGCCCGACGAGGAGCCCCGGAGATGGGACGGCGAGGGTGAAGAAGCTCATCAACGATCCGGCGGACGTGGTCGCGGAGACCCTGGCGGGGTTCGCGGCAGCG encodes:
- a CDS encoding bifunctional folylpolyglutamate synthase/dihydrofolate synthase, with translation MSRREGGREHRRDEAAAAARREADEVYREILRRTPEHEIDPSFRRVQEVCELLGDPQRAYRVVHLTGTNGKTSTSRMVERLVREHGLRTGRFTSPHLTRVNERIAIDGEPIDDETFVATYRDVLPYVEMVDARSAERGEPRLSFFEVFVVMAFAAFADAPVDVAVIEVGMGGLWDATNVADGEVAVITPVGMDHEQWLGDTLLEIAAVKAGIVKDGATLVLAEQDEDVDGVVLEIAAERGARVVREGVDVAVVERQVAVGGQLLTLRGLGGVYTDVFLPLHGEFQAHNALLALVATEALLTGGAALDGGVVEVAFGDVTSPGRLEIVRSSPTVVVDGAHNPAGAQALVSSLDEAFAFQRVVGVVGVMADKDPEGILSVLEPELAEIVVTQATAARAMPADELGEIAVDVFGEDRVHVVERLDEAVARAVERAESEVERGAAVLVTGSILLVAEARVLLGRD